A single genomic interval of Rhododendron vialii isolate Sample 1 chromosome 3a, ASM3025357v1 harbors:
- the LOC131320468 gene encoding protein NRT1/ PTR FAMILY 5.6-like isoform X1, translated as MEQEIKNKSIDEIREDDHGKWVHDGSLDHKGQVPLRASTGVWKASFFIIVLIILCHYLLLLGCTVAIEFSERLSYFGIATNLISYLTGVMHQNTKAAAKNVNNWSGVTTMMPLVGGFLADSYTGRFSMILIASILYLMGLGLLTMTQIIPSLKPCGTDLGTQTRKVHNVVFFLAIYLLSLGTGGHKPCLESFGADQFDDDRMEERKQKMSYFNWWNFALCCGLLLGVTLIAYAEDYASWGVASLILTVTMAITIMIFYFGKGFYRYRVPEGSPLTPMSQVLVAAIRKRNMSHPSSPALLYEVPKSEKSKGRLLCHTNSLRFLDKAAIIEGSENILSRKQPNPWKLATVTQVEEMKLVINLIPIWLTSLTFGLCMAQAPTFFVKQSSIMNRKIGQNFEFPPASIGTISASGMIITVILYDKILVPLLRGATGNERGIEILHRIGIGMALAVCGMAIAALVERKRLGVVEREIVRGQRTETLSVSAFWLAPQLIVLGIADGFTLVGLQEFFYEQVPDSIRSLGIAFYLSVIGLGNLLSSYLITIVDHITTSAGNTWFGKDLDESHLDNFYWLLAVLNGLNLFIYVVIARRFKYKNVQRSVSKAGSSVGDGIGSMA; from the exons ATGGAAcaagaaataaagaacaaaagcaTTGATGAAATAAGAGAAGATGACCATGGAAAGTGGGTGCATGATGGGTCTTTGGATCACAAAGGACAGGTTCCTCTCAGGGCTTCAACGGGTGTGTGGAAAGCATCATTCTTCATCATAG ttttgattattctctGCCACTATCTTCTTCTCTTGGGATGTACTGTAGCAATTGAGTTCAGCGAAAGGCTAAGCTACTTCGGAATAGCAACAAATCTCATCTCATACCTCACCGGAGTGATGCATCAGAACACTAAAGCAGCAGCAAAAAATGTCAACAACTGGTCAGGAGTAACAACAATGATGCCATTAGTAGGAGGGTTCCTCGCTGATTCCTACACTGGACGATTTTCAATGATCTTGATTGCATCCATTCTCTATCTCATG GGTTTGGGCCTCTTGACAATGACTCAAATCATCCCAAGCCTAAAACCCTGTGGTACAGATTTGGGCACACAGACTAGGAAGGTCCACAATGTGGTGTTCTTTCTAGCAATCTACCTACTATCTTTGGGAACCGGAGGACACAAACCATGCCTAGAAAGTTTTGGAGCAGATCAGTTTGATGATGACCGCATGGAAGAAAGGAAGCAGAAGATGTCCTATTTCAACTGGTGGAACTTTGCTCTCTGTTGTGGGCTGTTGCTTGGTGTAACACTAATAGCCTATGCGGAAGACTACGCGAGCTGGGGTGTTGCTAGTCTAATTCTCACTGTTACTATGGCCATCACAATCATGATCTTCTATTTTGGGAAGGGATTTTACCGGTATAGAGTGCCAGAGGGGAGCCCCTTGACACCCATGTCACAGGTTTTGGTTGCAGCCATTAGAAAGAGAAATATGAGTCATCCATCCAGCCCTGCTTTGTTATATGAAGTTCCAAAGTCAGAAAAGTCCAAAGGACGGCTCCTATGTCACACAAACAGTCTCAG ATTTCTCGACAAAGCTGCAATAATTGAAGGCAGTGAGAATATACTAAGCAGGAAACAACCAAATCCGTGGAAACTAGCAACAGTGACCCAAGTGGAGGAGATGAAGCTTGTAATAAACCTAATTCCCATATGGCTAACTTCACTAACATTTGGTTTATGTATGGCACAAGCCCCAACATTTTTCGTCAAACAAAGCAGTATAATGAACAGAAAGATCGGTCAAAATTTCGAGTTTCCACCTGCCTCTATCGGTACTATTTCTGCCAGTGGGATGATAATAACTGTCATCCTCTATGACAAGATCCTTGTCCCACTATTAAGAGGAGCAACTGGGAATGAAAGAGGCATTGAAATCCTCCACAGGATTGGTATTGGAATGGCACTTGCTGTTTGTGGCATGGCTATTGCAGCATTAGTTGAAAGGAAGAGGCTAGGagttgtggagagagagatcgtGAGAGGACAGAGAACGGAGACTCTATCTGTGAGTGCATTTTGGCTAGCTCCTCAGCTCATCGTTCTAGGCATTGCAGACGGGTTCACTCTTGTTGGGCTGCAAGAGTTTTTCTATGAACAAGTTCCAGATTCAATCAGAAGCCTGGGAATAGCTTTTTATCTGAGTGTTATCGGACTTGGGAACTTGTTGAGCAGTTATCTGATAACTATAGTGGATCATATCACCACGAGTGCTGGGAATACTTGGTTTGGTAAGGACTTGGATGAGAGCCATTTGGACAATTTCTACTGGTTGCTGGCAGTTTTGAATGGTCTGAATTTGTTCATCTATGTGGTAATTGCAAGGAGGTTCAAGTACAAGAATGTGCAGAGAAGTGTGTCTAAGGCTGGTAGCTCGGTGGGAGATGGAATTGGGTCAATGGCTTGA
- the LOC131320468 gene encoding protein NRT1/ PTR FAMILY 5.6-like isoform X2 encodes MEQEIKNKSIDEIREDDHGKWVHDGSLDHKGQVPLRASTGVWKASFFIIAIEFSERLSYFGIATNLISYLTGVMHQNTKAAAKNVNNWSGVTTMMPLVGGFLADSYTGRFSMILIASILYLMGLGLLTMTQIIPSLKPCGTDLGTQTRKVHNVVFFLAIYLLSLGTGGHKPCLESFGADQFDDDRMEERKQKMSYFNWWNFALCCGLLLGVTLIAYAEDYASWGVASLILTVTMAITIMIFYFGKGFYRYRVPEGSPLTPMSQVLVAAIRKRNMSHPSSPALLYEVPKSEKSKGRLLCHTNSLRFLDKAAIIEGSENILSRKQPNPWKLATVTQVEEMKLVINLIPIWLTSLTFGLCMAQAPTFFVKQSSIMNRKIGQNFEFPPASIGTISASGMIITVILYDKILVPLLRGATGNERGIEILHRIGIGMALAVCGMAIAALVERKRLGVVEREIVRGQRTETLSVSAFWLAPQLIVLGIADGFTLVGLQEFFYEQVPDSIRSLGIAFYLSVIGLGNLLSSYLITIVDHITTSAGNTWFGKDLDESHLDNFYWLLAVLNGLNLFIYVVIARRFKYKNVQRSVSKAGSSVGDGIGSMA; translated from the exons ATGGAAcaagaaataaagaacaaaagcaTTGATGAAATAAGAGAAGATGACCATGGAAAGTGGGTGCATGATGGGTCTTTGGATCACAAAGGACAGGTTCCTCTCAGGGCTTCAACGGGTGTGTGGAAAGCATCATTCTTCATCATAG CAATTGAGTTCAGCGAAAGGCTAAGCTACTTCGGAATAGCAACAAATCTCATCTCATACCTCACCGGAGTGATGCATCAGAACACTAAAGCAGCAGCAAAAAATGTCAACAACTGGTCAGGAGTAACAACAATGATGCCATTAGTAGGAGGGTTCCTCGCTGATTCCTACACTGGACGATTTTCAATGATCTTGATTGCATCCATTCTCTATCTCATG GGTTTGGGCCTCTTGACAATGACTCAAATCATCCCAAGCCTAAAACCCTGTGGTACAGATTTGGGCACACAGACTAGGAAGGTCCACAATGTGGTGTTCTTTCTAGCAATCTACCTACTATCTTTGGGAACCGGAGGACACAAACCATGCCTAGAAAGTTTTGGAGCAGATCAGTTTGATGATGACCGCATGGAAGAAAGGAAGCAGAAGATGTCCTATTTCAACTGGTGGAACTTTGCTCTCTGTTGTGGGCTGTTGCTTGGTGTAACACTAATAGCCTATGCGGAAGACTACGCGAGCTGGGGTGTTGCTAGTCTAATTCTCACTGTTACTATGGCCATCACAATCATGATCTTCTATTTTGGGAAGGGATTTTACCGGTATAGAGTGCCAGAGGGGAGCCCCTTGACACCCATGTCACAGGTTTTGGTTGCAGCCATTAGAAAGAGAAATATGAGTCATCCATCCAGCCCTGCTTTGTTATATGAAGTTCCAAAGTCAGAAAAGTCCAAAGGACGGCTCCTATGTCACACAAACAGTCTCAG ATTTCTCGACAAAGCTGCAATAATTGAAGGCAGTGAGAATATACTAAGCAGGAAACAACCAAATCCGTGGAAACTAGCAACAGTGACCCAAGTGGAGGAGATGAAGCTTGTAATAAACCTAATTCCCATATGGCTAACTTCACTAACATTTGGTTTATGTATGGCACAAGCCCCAACATTTTTCGTCAAACAAAGCAGTATAATGAACAGAAAGATCGGTCAAAATTTCGAGTTTCCACCTGCCTCTATCGGTACTATTTCTGCCAGTGGGATGATAATAACTGTCATCCTCTATGACAAGATCCTTGTCCCACTATTAAGAGGAGCAACTGGGAATGAAAGAGGCATTGAAATCCTCCACAGGATTGGTATTGGAATGGCACTTGCTGTTTGTGGCATGGCTATTGCAGCATTAGTTGAAAGGAAGAGGCTAGGagttgtggagagagagatcgtGAGAGGACAGAGAACGGAGACTCTATCTGTGAGTGCATTTTGGCTAGCTCCTCAGCTCATCGTTCTAGGCATTGCAGACGGGTTCACTCTTGTTGGGCTGCAAGAGTTTTTCTATGAACAAGTTCCAGATTCAATCAGAAGCCTGGGAATAGCTTTTTATCTGAGTGTTATCGGACTTGGGAACTTGTTGAGCAGTTATCTGATAACTATAGTGGATCATATCACCACGAGTGCTGGGAATACTTGGTTTGGTAAGGACTTGGATGAGAGCCATTTGGACAATTTCTACTGGTTGCTGGCAGTTTTGAATGGTCTGAATTTGTTCATCTATGTGGTAATTGCAAGGAGGTTCAAGTACAAGAATGTGCAGAGAAGTGTGTCTAAGGCTGGTAGCTCGGTGGGAGATGGAATTGGGTCAATGGCTTGA
- the LOC131320467 gene encoding protein NEDD1-like isoform X1, which yields MNFADPSTALLAAAGRDTVKLFDVSVDSGDPCTLTYTPSPAFQVNSVKWNHTNLVVASAGDDKRISLWRKNGQSMGTIPMAGTDSGENIEESIMVISFSSKGSRYLCSGGSGQVVRIWDLQRKRCIKWLRGHTDTITGAVYNCKDEHLASISLNGDLILHNLASGARATELKDPNDQVLRVLDYSRISRHLLATAGDDGSVHLWDTTGRSPKVSWLKQHSAPTAGVSFSPSNDKVIATVGLDKKLYTFDSGSRRPAFCIPYEAPFSSLAFRDDGWVLAAGTSSGRVVFYDVRGKPQPFTVLRAFGNSEAVTSLCWQRSKPVLVNENNCTAETALLGGAVEDSILMPDPLPSVTSSSLSSVLATAGSRNAGRSGPSVDSTSMLAATSGFLSSSLSSSTTEETPLRSTLWTGGSLARLHAPRSYNFKDDMEVFSPLVEVQPITPSLDKLWSERERSKKDHQPVNKKPSVLFPSSSRRFPLSEEGGSDIHPIFDWKSNSTSVQDDTRSSTQMGSSPTPSTNSDDSSSITPPEAWGGERFSDKFTHHHQSVTLPSRFATLPSSSMMSGSMFSGTEDLTFSTSQISMSYLTSSSLTLGNLRNRDISNQETSLGFSEHVQGSSSASLSPGTKSISGQSNLDLLGPALTLPRRYTTYAERISTTPAFSDGTSLSVGSPKTKKTGAETREELLNSLLFRSDTSSAPESVTLPSVNGGVSQPQKIPSQLDIQQGTSFTLQLFQRTLEETLASFQKSIHEDMRNLHIEILRQFHMQEMEMSSTMSLILENQAELMKEVLSLREETQQLRQLL from the exons ATGAACTTCGCGGATCCATCGACGGCGCTTTTGGCCGCTGCCGGCCGCGACACCGTGAAGCTCTTCGACGTCTCCGTCGACTCCGGCGATCCTTGCACATTGACCTACACTCCCTCACCTGCTTTCCAAGTCAATTCCGTCAAGTGGAACCACACCA ATTTGGTAGTGGCGAGTGCTGGTGACGATAAAAGAATTTCCTTGTGGCGCAAAAATGGCCAGAGCATGGGGACCATTCCTATGGCCGGCACTGACAGTGGCGAAAACATTGAG GAATCAATAATGGTCATTAGCTTTAGCAGCAAGGGGTCCCGATATTTATGTTCAGGGGGAAGTGGTCAAGTTGTAAGAATATGGGATTTGCAGAGGAAGCGTTGTATCAAATGGTTGAGAGGTCATACTGATACAATAACAGGTGCGGTGTACAATTGCAAAGACGAGCACTTGGCTTCTATCAGTCTTAACGGGGATCTTATTCTTCACAATCTTGCTTCTGGTGCAAGGGCTACAGAACTGAAGGATCCCAATGATCAG GTGCTGAGAGTGCTTGATTATTCTCGGATAAGCCGGCACCTTTTGGCCACAGCTGGTGATGATGGGTCTGTACATCTCTGGGATACAACTGGTCGCAGCCCGAAG GTTTCTTGGTTGAAGCAGCATTCTGCACCAACTGCTGGTGTTAGTTTCTCACCATCAAACGATAAG GTGATTGCTACTGTTGGCCTGGATAAAAAGTTATACACTTTTGACTCAGGGAGTAGGAGACCTGCCTTTTGCATCCCTTATGAAGCACCTTTCTCTTCGTTGGCCTTTAGAGATGATGGTTGGGTACTGGCTGCTGGTACAAGCAGTGGGCGAGTGGTATTCTATGATGTTCGTGGAAAACCACAACCTTTCACTGTTCTTCGTGCTTTTGGCAATTCTGAG GCCGTCACAAGTCTTTGCTGGCAAAGATCAAAACCAGTATTGGTAAATGAAAACAACTGTACGGCTGAGACCGCTCTGCTGGGAGGTGCTGTGGAAGATTCAATCCTTATGCCTGATCCACTGCCTTCCGTGACATCATCAAGCCTTTCTTCTGTGCTAGCAACAGCGGGTTCTCGAAATGCTGGTCGTTCAGGCCCTTCAGTAGACTCAACTTCCATGTTAGCAGCCACTAGTGGATTTTTGTCAAGCTCACTGAGTTCATCTACAACAGAAGAAACACCACTTAGAAGCACTTTGTGGACTGGTGGAAGTTTGGCAAGATTGCATGCTCCTCGTAGTTATAATTTCAAGGATGATATGGAGGTGTTTTCCCCTCTTGTGGAAGTCCAGCCAATTACACCATCACTTGATAAGCTTTGGAGTGAGCGTGAGAGATCAAAGAAAGATCACCAACCAGTCAACAAGAAACCTTCTGTGCTGTTTCCTTCATCTAGTAGGAGATTTCCTCTTTCAGAGGAAGGGGGGAGTGATATTCATCCTATTTTTGACTGGAAATCTAATTCCACTTCAGTACAG GATGACACCCGCTCTTCTACACAGATGGGATCTTCTCCTACTCCCTCTACCAACAGCGATGATTCCTCATCCATCACTCCCCCAGAAGCTTGGGGTGGCGAAAGATTCTCTGATAAAttcacccaccaccaccaatcaGTAACTTTGCCGTCTCGATTTGCTACATTGCCCTCTAGTAGTATGATGTCAGGATCAATGTTTTCTGGAACGGAAGATCTTACTTTCTCGACAAGCCAGATAAGTATGAGCTACCTAACGAGTTCAAGCCTCACCTTGGGAAATTTGCGAAACAGAGATATCTCTAATCAAGAGACTTCACTGGGATTTTCAGAGCATGTTCAAGGTTCCTCCTCTGCATCCCTCTCTCCGGGTACAAAAAGTATTTCAGGGCAGTCTAACCTGGATTTACTGGGGCCAGCATTAACTCTCCCTCGTAGATATACCACCTATGCTGAAAGGATAAGTACCACTCCTGCCTTTAGTGATGGAACATCCCTTTCTGTGGGTtcaccaaaaacaaagaaaacggGAGCTGAAACAAGGGAAGAACTTTTGAATAGCTTGTTATTCAGGTCCGACACTTCATCTGCCCCTGAATCAGTGACTCTTCCATCTGTGAAT GGAGGAGTTTCACAACCCCAGAAAATCCCATCTCAACTTGACATTCAACAGGGAACCTCCTTCACGCTTCAGCTATTTCAACGCACACTTGAAGAAACTCTTGCTTCCTTTCAGAAATCCATTCATGAAGATATGAGGAACCTTCATATTGAAATTTTAAGACAGTTCCATATGCAGGAG ATGGAAATGTCAAGCACGATGAGCTTAATCCTGGAAAATCAAGCTGAGCTTATGAAAGAAGTTCTATCATTACGTGAAGAAACTCAGCAGCTTCGGCAGCTCCTTTGA
- the LOC131320467 gene encoding protein NEDD1-like isoform X3, with the protein MVISFSSKGSRYLCSGGSGQVVRIWDLQRKRCIKWLRGHTDTITGAVYNCKDEHLASISLNGDLILHNLASGARATELKDPNDQVLRVLDYSRISRHLLATAGDDGSVHLWDTTGRSPKVSWLKQHSAPTAGVSFSPSNDKVIATVGLDKKLYTFDSGSRRPAFCIPYEAPFSSLAFRDDGWVLAAGTSSGRVVFYDVRGKPQPFTVLRAFGNSEAVTSLCWQRSKPVLVNENNCTAETALLGGAVEDSILMPDPLPSVTSSSLSSVLATAGSRNAGRSGPSVDSTSMLAATSGFLSSSLSSSTTEETPLRSTLWTGGSLARLHAPRSYNFKDDMEVFSPLVEVQPITPSLDKLWSERERSKKDHQPVNKKPSVLFPSSSRRFPLSEEGGSDIHPIFDWKSNSTSVQDDTRSSTQMGSSPTPSTNSDDSSSITPPEAWGGERFSDKFTHHHQSVTLPSRFATLPSSSMMSGSMFSGTEDLTFSTSQISMSYLTSSSLTLGNLRNRDISNQETSLGFSEHVQGSSSASLSPGTKSISGQSNLDLLGPALTLPRRYTTYAERISTTPAFSDGTSLSVGSPKTKKTGAETREELLNSLLFRSDTSSAPESVTLPSVNGGVSQPQKIPSQLDIQQGTSFTLQLFQRTLEETLASFQKSIHEDMRNLHIEILRQFHMQEMEMSSTMSLILENQAELMKEVLSLREETQQLRQLL; encoded by the exons ATGGTCATTAGCTTTAGCAGCAAGGGGTCCCGATATTTATGTTCAGGGGGAAGTGGTCAAGTTGTAAGAATATGGGATTTGCAGAGGAAGCGTTGTATCAAATGGTTGAGAGGTCATACTGATACAATAACAGGTGCGGTGTACAATTGCAAAGACGAGCACTTGGCTTCTATCAGTCTTAACGGGGATCTTATTCTTCACAATCTTGCTTCTGGTGCAAGGGCTACAGAACTGAAGGATCCCAATGATCAG GTGCTGAGAGTGCTTGATTATTCTCGGATAAGCCGGCACCTTTTGGCCACAGCTGGTGATGATGGGTCTGTACATCTCTGGGATACAACTGGTCGCAGCCCGAAG GTTTCTTGGTTGAAGCAGCATTCTGCACCAACTGCTGGTGTTAGTTTCTCACCATCAAACGATAAG GTGATTGCTACTGTTGGCCTGGATAAAAAGTTATACACTTTTGACTCAGGGAGTAGGAGACCTGCCTTTTGCATCCCTTATGAAGCACCTTTCTCTTCGTTGGCCTTTAGAGATGATGGTTGGGTACTGGCTGCTGGTACAAGCAGTGGGCGAGTGGTATTCTATGATGTTCGTGGAAAACCACAACCTTTCACTGTTCTTCGTGCTTTTGGCAATTCTGAG GCCGTCACAAGTCTTTGCTGGCAAAGATCAAAACCAGTATTGGTAAATGAAAACAACTGTACGGCTGAGACCGCTCTGCTGGGAGGTGCTGTGGAAGATTCAATCCTTATGCCTGATCCACTGCCTTCCGTGACATCATCAAGCCTTTCTTCTGTGCTAGCAACAGCGGGTTCTCGAAATGCTGGTCGTTCAGGCCCTTCAGTAGACTCAACTTCCATGTTAGCAGCCACTAGTGGATTTTTGTCAAGCTCACTGAGTTCATCTACAACAGAAGAAACACCACTTAGAAGCACTTTGTGGACTGGTGGAAGTTTGGCAAGATTGCATGCTCCTCGTAGTTATAATTTCAAGGATGATATGGAGGTGTTTTCCCCTCTTGTGGAAGTCCAGCCAATTACACCATCACTTGATAAGCTTTGGAGTGAGCGTGAGAGATCAAAGAAAGATCACCAACCAGTCAACAAGAAACCTTCTGTGCTGTTTCCTTCATCTAGTAGGAGATTTCCTCTTTCAGAGGAAGGGGGGAGTGATATTCATCCTATTTTTGACTGGAAATCTAATTCCACTTCAGTACAG GATGACACCCGCTCTTCTACACAGATGGGATCTTCTCCTACTCCCTCTACCAACAGCGATGATTCCTCATCCATCACTCCCCCAGAAGCTTGGGGTGGCGAAAGATTCTCTGATAAAttcacccaccaccaccaatcaGTAACTTTGCCGTCTCGATTTGCTACATTGCCCTCTAGTAGTATGATGTCAGGATCAATGTTTTCTGGAACGGAAGATCTTACTTTCTCGACAAGCCAGATAAGTATGAGCTACCTAACGAGTTCAAGCCTCACCTTGGGAAATTTGCGAAACAGAGATATCTCTAATCAAGAGACTTCACTGGGATTTTCAGAGCATGTTCAAGGTTCCTCCTCTGCATCCCTCTCTCCGGGTACAAAAAGTATTTCAGGGCAGTCTAACCTGGATTTACTGGGGCCAGCATTAACTCTCCCTCGTAGATATACCACCTATGCTGAAAGGATAAGTACCACTCCTGCCTTTAGTGATGGAACATCCCTTTCTGTGGGTtcaccaaaaacaaagaaaacggGAGCTGAAACAAGGGAAGAACTTTTGAATAGCTTGTTATTCAGGTCCGACACTTCATCTGCCCCTGAATCAGTGACTCTTCCATCTGTGAAT GGAGGAGTTTCACAACCCCAGAAAATCCCATCTCAACTTGACATTCAACAGGGAACCTCCTTCACGCTTCAGCTATTTCAACGCACACTTGAAGAAACTCTTGCTTCCTTTCAGAAATCCATTCATGAAGATATGAGGAACCTTCATATTGAAATTTTAAGACAGTTCCATATGCAGGAG ATGGAAATGTCAAGCACGATGAGCTTAATCCTGGAAAATCAAGCTGAGCTTATGAAAGAAGTTCTATCATTACGTGAAGAAACTCAGCAGCTTCGGCAGCTCCTTTGA
- the LOC131320467 gene encoding protein NEDD1-like isoform X2 codes for MNFADPSTALLAAAGRDTVKLFDVSVDSGDPCTLTYTPSPAFQVNSVKWNHTNLVVASAGDDKRISLWRKNGQSMGTIPMAGTDSGENIEESIMVISFSSKGSRYLCSGGSGQVVRIWDLQRKRCIKWLRGHTDTITGAVYNCKDEHLASISLNGDLILHNLASGARATELKDPNDQVLRVLDYSRISRHLLATAGDDGSVHLWDTTGRSPKVSWLKQHSAPTAGVSFSPSNDKVIATVGLDKKLYTFDSGSRRPAFCIPYEAPFSSLAFRDDGWVLAAGTSSGRVVFYDVRGKPQPFTVLRAFGNSEAVTSLCWQRSKPVLVNENNCTAETALLGGAVEDSILMPDPLPSVTSSSLSSVLATAGSRNAGRSGPSVDSTSMLAATSGFLSSSLSSSTTEETPLRSTLWTGGSLARLHAPRSYNFKDDMEVFSPLVEVQPITPSLDKLWSERERSKKDHQPVNKKPSVLFPSSSRRFPLSEEGGSDIHPIFDWKSNSTSVQDDTRSSTQMGSSPTPSTNSDDSSSITPPEAWGGERFSDKFTHHHQSVTLPSRFATLPSSSMMSGSMFSGTEDLTFSTSQISMSYLTSSSLTLGNLRNRDISNQETSLGFSEHVQGSSSASLSPGTKSISGQSNLDLLGPALTLPRRYTTYAERISTTPAFSDGTSLSVGSPKTKKTGAETREELLNSLLFRSDTSSAPESVTLPSVNCCDREEFHNPRKSHLNLTFNREPPSRFSYFNAHLKKLLLPFRNPFMKI; via the exons ATGAACTTCGCGGATCCATCGACGGCGCTTTTGGCCGCTGCCGGCCGCGACACCGTGAAGCTCTTCGACGTCTCCGTCGACTCCGGCGATCCTTGCACATTGACCTACACTCCCTCACCTGCTTTCCAAGTCAATTCCGTCAAGTGGAACCACACCA ATTTGGTAGTGGCGAGTGCTGGTGACGATAAAAGAATTTCCTTGTGGCGCAAAAATGGCCAGAGCATGGGGACCATTCCTATGGCCGGCACTGACAGTGGCGAAAACATTGAG GAATCAATAATGGTCATTAGCTTTAGCAGCAAGGGGTCCCGATATTTATGTTCAGGGGGAAGTGGTCAAGTTGTAAGAATATGGGATTTGCAGAGGAAGCGTTGTATCAAATGGTTGAGAGGTCATACTGATACAATAACAGGTGCGGTGTACAATTGCAAAGACGAGCACTTGGCTTCTATCAGTCTTAACGGGGATCTTATTCTTCACAATCTTGCTTCTGGTGCAAGGGCTACAGAACTGAAGGATCCCAATGATCAG GTGCTGAGAGTGCTTGATTATTCTCGGATAAGCCGGCACCTTTTGGCCACAGCTGGTGATGATGGGTCTGTACATCTCTGGGATACAACTGGTCGCAGCCCGAAG GTTTCTTGGTTGAAGCAGCATTCTGCACCAACTGCTGGTGTTAGTTTCTCACCATCAAACGATAAG GTGATTGCTACTGTTGGCCTGGATAAAAAGTTATACACTTTTGACTCAGGGAGTAGGAGACCTGCCTTTTGCATCCCTTATGAAGCACCTTTCTCTTCGTTGGCCTTTAGAGATGATGGTTGGGTACTGGCTGCTGGTACAAGCAGTGGGCGAGTGGTATTCTATGATGTTCGTGGAAAACCACAACCTTTCACTGTTCTTCGTGCTTTTGGCAATTCTGAG GCCGTCACAAGTCTTTGCTGGCAAAGATCAAAACCAGTATTGGTAAATGAAAACAACTGTACGGCTGAGACCGCTCTGCTGGGAGGTGCTGTGGAAGATTCAATCCTTATGCCTGATCCACTGCCTTCCGTGACATCATCAAGCCTTTCTTCTGTGCTAGCAACAGCGGGTTCTCGAAATGCTGGTCGTTCAGGCCCTTCAGTAGACTCAACTTCCATGTTAGCAGCCACTAGTGGATTTTTGTCAAGCTCACTGAGTTCATCTACAACAGAAGAAACACCACTTAGAAGCACTTTGTGGACTGGTGGAAGTTTGGCAAGATTGCATGCTCCTCGTAGTTATAATTTCAAGGATGATATGGAGGTGTTTTCCCCTCTTGTGGAAGTCCAGCCAATTACACCATCACTTGATAAGCTTTGGAGTGAGCGTGAGAGATCAAAGAAAGATCACCAACCAGTCAACAAGAAACCTTCTGTGCTGTTTCCTTCATCTAGTAGGAGATTTCCTCTTTCAGAGGAAGGGGGGAGTGATATTCATCCTATTTTTGACTGGAAATCTAATTCCACTTCAGTACAG GATGACACCCGCTCTTCTACACAGATGGGATCTTCTCCTACTCCCTCTACCAACAGCGATGATTCCTCATCCATCACTCCCCCAGAAGCTTGGGGTGGCGAAAGATTCTCTGATAAAttcacccaccaccaccaatcaGTAACTTTGCCGTCTCGATTTGCTACATTGCCCTCTAGTAGTATGATGTCAGGATCAATGTTTTCTGGAACGGAAGATCTTACTTTCTCGACAAGCCAGATAAGTATGAGCTACCTAACGAGTTCAAGCCTCACCTTGGGAAATTTGCGAAACAGAGATATCTCTAATCAAGAGACTTCACTGGGATTTTCAGAGCATGTTCAAGGTTCCTCCTCTGCATCCCTCTCTCCGGGTACAAAAAGTATTTCAGGGCAGTCTAACCTGGATTTACTGGGGCCAGCATTAACTCTCCCTCGTAGATATACCACCTATGCTGAAAGGATAAGTACCACTCCTGCCTTTAGTGATGGAACATCCCTTTCTGTGGGTtcaccaaaaacaaagaaaacggGAGCTGAAACAAGGGAAGAACTTTTGAATAGCTTGTTATTCAGGTCCGACACTTCATCTGCCCCTGAATCAGTGACTCTTCCATCTGTGAAT TGTTGTGACAGGGAGGAGTTTCACAACCCCAGAAAATCCCATCTCAACTTGACATTCAACAGGGAACCTCCTTCACGCTTCAGCTATTTCAACGCACACTTGAAGAAACTCTTGCTTCCTTTCAGAAATCCATTCATGAAGATATGA